Proteins from a genomic interval of Papaver somniferum cultivar HN1 chromosome 4, ASM357369v1, whole genome shotgun sequence:
- the LOC113272941 gene encoding uncharacterized protein LOC113272941 translates to MGFPDQFIEWIYVLFSLAKFSMLVNNSPYGYFPTSGSLRQGCPLSPYLFVIVMEVLSISLKLQVDVGSYGLHPRRRLTNLTHLCFANDILVFFKGSLAAADSVKHAIAMLSKISGLEMNKQKTTFFSSSVDSGTLSQILLCLDCSSSALPVRYCGVPLLSTRLSYQDCLPLISKIVKRSIKELNFICKKFLWAGVYMGIKYHPIGWDLVCRPLQECGLAVKNIEITNTAANLRHVSDLVIEKENIWNDWVHKNLIINRDFWNINIPQDLSWCWHQILDQREVAKNLIFHVLGTGSSVKFTSDLWHPCGHIYEWVNNSILEYIFPNSNCTVDHFIENAQWSFSQSHFVEVQNVISKLQIVEFNMGEKDIVVWKPRYIGSIL, encoded by the exons ATGGGTTTTCCTGATCAGTTCATTGAATGGATTTATgtacttttttctttagctaaatTTTCGATGCTGGTTAACAATTCACCTTATGGATATTTCCCTACTAGTGGGAGCCTTAGGCAAGGTTGTCCCCTATCACCCTACCTCTTTGTTATTGTTATGGAAGTTTTGAGTATTTCTTTGAAACTTCAAGTTGATGTTGGTAGTTATGGTCTTCATCCTAGACGTAGGTTGACAAATTTGACACACCTTTGCTTCGCCAatgatattcttgtttttttCAAAGGTTCGCTTGCTGCTGCTGATTCAGTTAAACATGCTATAGCTATGCTTAGTAAGATTTCTGGCCTTGAAATGAATAAGCAGAAGACaacttttttctcttcttcggTTGATAGTGGGACTCTATCTCAGATCTTGTTATGTTTGGACTGTAGTAGTAGTGCTTTACCTGTTCGCTATTGTGGTGTACCTTTATTATCTACTAGACTTTCTTATCAAGATTGCTTACCCCTAATATCTAAGATCGTTAAAAGG tctatcaaagaactgaATTTTATCTGTAAGAAATTCTTGTGGGCTGGTGTATATATGGGAATCAAGTATCATCCTATAGGTTGGGATTTAGTTTGTAGACCTTTACAAGAATGTGGCTTGGCAGTGAAGAATATTGAAATTACTAATACTGCTGCTAACCTTAGGCATGTGTCGGATTTGGTCATTGAAAAGGAAAATATTTGGAATGATTGGGTTCATAAGAACCTTATTATAAATAGAGACTTTTGGAACATTAATATTCCACAGGATTTATCGTGGTGTTGGCATCAAATCTTGGACCAGAGAGAGGTTGCTAAAAATCTTATCTTTCATGTACTTGGTACTGGTAGTAGTGTTAAGTTTACCTCTGACTTATGGCATCCTTGTGGTCATATATATGAATGGGTGAATAATTCTATATTGGAATACATTTTTCCCAACTCTAATTGCACGGTGGATCATTTTATTGAGAATGCTCAATGGAGTTTTTCTCAGTCCCATTTTGTGGAGGTGCAAAATGTGATATCTAAATTACAGATAGTTGAGTTCAACATGggtgaaaaagatattgtggttTGGAAGCCTAGATATATTGGGAGCATACTATGA